GCAGCGCTCCCAGCCACGACGCGAGCGTGCTCCAGAAGAGGAGCCATCCGAGGGTCAGCTGTCCGCTCTGGCTGAGATAGCCGGCGAACGGCAGGATCACCTCGCTCGGGATGGGCGGCACCAGCACCTCGAGGAAGACGAGCACCCCGACACCGATGTCTCCGAGTGCGGTGAGGACGTCGGCCGCGAAACCGCTCAGGCCGGTGAAGCCGTGGTCGGCACCCGTCATGCGATCCCCGCCTATCGTCCGAAGATGTCGCCGAGCCCCGGGATCCCGAGGTCGCCGAGACGCTCGCCCCAGCCGGTCGCGGTCTCGCCGAGCCCCGACACCGCCTCGCCGGCGGATCCCATCAGCTCCTCCGCACCGCCGGTGAACGCTTCCACATCGACGCCCGAGGCGAGCGCCTCCAGATCGACACCCTCTGCCAGAGCGCTGAAGTCGACGCCGAGCCCCGCAGCCTGCTCCAGGAGCGGAGCAGCGACGGTGCTGAGCACCGCGCCACCCGCGACCGCACCGAGGATGCCGACCGCCGCGCCTCCGGCCAGGACCGCGGCACCGCCCGTCCCGCTCCCGCGGACGCGGGACAGGAGTCCGCGCATCCGACCGGGACGCAGGGCCTCGGCGCGTCCGGCCGCGCGCGCGAGGTCATCCGGCGAGGAGGAGTGCGGGCGCTCGCCCGGTGCGAGTTCCGCACGCATGCGCTCCTCGACCAGGGTGCGCTGCTGCGGCGTCAGGCGGGCGAACGCGTCACGATGGATCTGCTCGATGCGCTGCGGATCGGCGGTGTTCATCAGGTAGTCGTAGCGCGCGATCGCGGCTCGATCGGCGTCGGTCCCTGTCGTGGCCGCTCGAGCTCCCGAGGCCGATCCGACGTGCGCTGCCGTCGCACCGGGAGCGGGCGGCGGCGCGTACGGGTCTGCGGCGGCGGGAGGCGACGGCGGGGCGGGCACCCGGCGTTCTGCGTGGTGCCCGGCACTCTCCGACGGACCTCGCACGGCGTCGACGGCGCCGCGGAGCACGCCGCCCCAATCGGTCGATGACCGGGATCCGTCAGCGGGACTGCCGCTGCGCGCGGACCCGGAGTTCTTCTCCAGGGCTTCGGAGGCGATGCCGATCAAGCGGGAGAGCTTTCCCATGATGGTCCCTTTCGTGGGGCGGTGCGGACCACCGGGATTCCACGACGTCGGACGACGGCAAGAGTCGAGGCAGCCCGCAGAGCGGGTGCCAAGGTCTCCTCCACCCTCTCGGGCCGACGGGCCGGGACACGATCTCGTGTCCGTAATGACGACTCCGCCGCAGACGGGAGTACTCCCCTTGCGCGCTCGACATTACCGAGCCGAGCTATGCGTGACCTCCACGCCGCGCGCTGGAACGCGAACAGCCCTCCCCGGCAGAGGGAGGGCTGTTCGGACGGGCTGAGCCGAGGTGCTACTTGGCGGCGACCTTCTCGGCGACAGGCTTCTTGGCCGGAGCCTTCTTGGCCGGAGCCTTCTTCGCCGCCGGAGCCTTCGCGGCCGGAGCCTTCTCGGCTGCCGGAGCTTTCTCCGTCGCGGCAGCGTCGACCGGGGCCTTGTCGTCGGGGACCGCGCCGGTCACGGCGGTGGTCGTCGCGGCATCCGACGACGGCGAGGCCGGAACGGCGGGCGCGGCGGGAGCGGCTGCACGCGGACGTGCCGCGAACTCCTCGAAGACGTAGCGCGGGTTCTGCACGGTCTCGAGGTTCACCAGGTCGCGGCCGAGCCACAGGTTGTTCCACCAGCCCCAGATCACGCGGAACTTGCGCTCCCACGTGGGCATCGCGAGGCCGTGGTAGCCGCGGTGGGCGACCCACGCGACGAAGCCCTTGAGCGCGAGCTTTCCGGACTGGAAGACACCGTTGTAGAGGCCGAGACCGGCCACGGCGCCCATGTTCTTGTGGAAGTACTCCTTCGGGGTCTCCCCGCGGAGCACGGCGACGATGTTCTTCGCGAGCAGCTTCGCCTGACGCACCGCGTGCTGGGCGTTCGGCACGCAGAAGCCGCCGACGCCACCGCCGGAGAGATCAGGGACGGCCGAGACGTCACCGGCAGCCCAGGCGCCTTCGACGAAAGCCTCGGGGGTGCCGACGCGGAGGTCCGCGCGGGTCTGGATGCGACCGCGCTCCTCGACGGGCAGGTCGCCGCCGCGGACGACGGTCGGGTTCGCCATGACACCGGCGGTCCAGACGATCAGGTCGGTCGGGATGACCTCACCGGTGGAGAGCTCGACGTTTCCGTCGACAGCGCTGGTGAGCTGCGTGTCGAGGTGCACGTTCGCACCGCGCTTGGCGAGGTCCTTGAGCACCCACTCGCTCGTCTTCAGCGAGACCTCGGGCATGATGCGGCCCATCGCCTCGATGAGGTGGAAGTGCGTGTCGTCGAACGTCAGCTGCGGGTACTTCGACACCAGCGACGAGGCGAGCGAACGCAGCTCGGCGAACACCTCGATACCGGCGAAGCCACCGCCGACGACGATGACGGTGAGCAGTCGGTCGCGCTCGGGACCGGCGGGCAGGGACGCCGCCTTGTCGAAGTTCGACATGAGGCGGTCGCGGATCGCGACGGCCTCTTCGATCGTCTTGAGGCCGATCGCGTTGTCGGCGATGCCCGGGATCGGGAACGTGCGCGAGACGGCGCCGGCGGTCACGACGATCTGGTCGTACGCGAACTCGTACGGCTCACCGAGCGGCGGCGTGATCGTCGCGGTCTTCTCGGCGTGGTTGATGTTCGTCACCTTGGCGGTGATGACGTTCGTGCGCTTGAGGTGACGTCGGTGCGCGACCACGGAGTGCCGAGCCTCGATCGAGCCCGCGGCGACCTCGGGGAGGAACGGCTGGTACGTCATGTACGGCAGCGGGTCGACCATGGTCACCTCCGCCTCGCCCTTGCGCAGGTGCTTCTCGAGCTTCCACGCGCTGTAGAAGCCCGCGTAGCCTCCACCGACGATCAGAATCTTGGGCACAGTGCTGTTCTGAGGCACAGGGGAACAACTCCTTGGAGTCAGGAATGTGGCGTACGAGAAACGCGCGCCGATCGGATGCGCCGGGCAGCTGCGGTGACGCCAAGCGCTATCAGGATACCAGGGACTGTGAGGGCGATGAGCGGCAGGGTACCGTAGCGCAGCGAATCAGCGCTGGGAAGCAGCGGTGAGCCCGCCTCGGTCGGCGCGTCGGCATCCGGGAGCGGCTCGACGGCGACCGGAGTGATCGTCGGCTCGGGCTGCGGCTCGGTGTCGGCGCGCCGGAAGAAGTGGATCCATTCGGCGAGATCCCCCATGGGATTCTCGTCCACCGGGGCGATGTCGGCGGAGATCGCCGCCGCCGCATCGACGAGCCCGAAGCCGTACAGCGGATCCCTCGGCTTCACGGCGTCGGCGACGGGCATCGCGGTCTTGATGATCCGGTTGATGACGTCGATCGCCTTGATGTCGGGATGCGCCGAGCGGATCAGCGCCGCGACGCCGGCCACGATCGGGGCGGCACCGCTGGTGCCCCTCCAGGAGACGACCTCGCCGTTCGCGGAGACGCCCAGCAGACCTTCGCTGGGAGCGGAGATGCCGATCGTGATCCCCTGCGTGGAGGCCTCGACGCTGGCCGTACCGGTCTGATCGACGCCGCCGACGGTCAGGACGCCGGGGATCGTGGCCGGCGCACCGATGATGTCGGTGCCGCTCCCCCGGTTGCCCGCGGCGACCACGACGACGACATCGTGCTCGAAGGCGTAGAGGAACGCGTCGTCCCAGCTCTCATCCCAGTCGAGCGTGTTCGTGGTGAACGACAGGTTGATGACGTCGGCGCCGTTGTCGACGGCCCAGCGCATCGCCTTGGCGACCTGCTCGGTGAACGGCACGGCCGCCGCCGCACCGAACCCCACGGAGATGGACAGGAGGTTCGCCTCGGGGGCGACGCCGATCATGCCGGTGCCGTCGGGGGATCCGCGGCCGGCGGCCAGCGACGCCACCCAGGATCCGTGGTTCCCGTCGACCGCTCCGACCGGCGTGCGGCCGTCGGGGGTGCCGGTCCCGGAGACGTCGGTCCCGCCGATCACGGCGTCGCCGAACGTCTGCGGAACCTTACCGATGCCCGTGTCGATCACGGCGATCGTGACGCCGGCGCCCCTGGTCGTCTTCCAGGCCTCGCGGATCTTGGCCCCGTCGAGCCAGTACTCCGACGCACGCACCGGATCGGTGGGGTTGTCGGGGATCGGCGGAGGCGTCGCCGTGGCGCCGAGGAGCAGGACGGATGCCGCCACGACCGCGAGGGCCGTGACGCTGCGCAGCATCCGTCGCGGGCTCACGCCGACCGCGCCGCCTCGTCGCGGGTCGCCGCACCGGGGTCCTCGCAGCGGCACACCGACGGCGACCAGGCGGATCGTTCGAGTGCGATGTCGCCGATCGGATTCACTCCCGGCCCTGCCGCGAGCGCATGCCCCGCGAGGGCGTGCAGGCACTTGACGCGGGTGGGCATGCCGCCCGCCGAGATGCCGTCGATCTCCGGCACGTCGCCGAACCGCCCGCGATCGGCCAGATACGCCTCGTGTGCGGCGAGATAGCCGGCTGCGACCGCCTCGTCGTCGGCGAGGAGAGCCGCGAGCTCCGGCATCACCTGCGTGGCCTCGAGGGTCGACATCGCCGCCGTCGCGGACGGGTGGGTCAGGTAGTAGAAGGTCGGGAACGGCGTTCCGTCGGGCAGCCGCGGTGTCGTGGCGACGACCGTCGGGTTGCCGCAGGCGCATCGCGCCGCGATGCCGACCACACCGCGTGCAGGGCGGCCGAGCTGCGCCGAGATGACGGCGAGCTCGGCGGGCGTGGGGGCGGGGAAAGGCGGCGTGGTCACCCCACCAGCGTAGGGGAGCCGCCAGGGAGGATGCTCGGAGCGAACACTCAGGGAGCGACGGCCGCGGTGTCGCTGAGCCCTGTCGAGACGAGGGTGCGCAGCAGCTGCGGCATCCAGTCCGCCGGCTTCTCCTCGAGAGTGTCGCTGATCGGATCCTGCTCCCGCGGAAGCGCGGAAGGGTCGAGGTCGTTGTCGATCAGGTACACGACCTCCCCCGGCTTCACGTAGTACAGGCGCTCGCGGGCCTGGGTCGTGATGTAGGCGGGATCGCTCCAGCGCTCGCGCTCCGCGATGAGATCGGCGATCTCGTCCTCGCTGACCTTCACGGAGGCCTCGAGCGCCGCGATCTTCTGCCGCTGATCGATGAACGTGCCGAGTGTCGGCACGAGCACCCACGCTCCCAGCACGACGAGGGACAGCATGATGACGGAGAAGGCGGAGAGACGGATGCCGGAAGCCCACTCGCGGACATCGACACCCTGCGTGCTCCCCTTGGCGCGCTTCCGCCGCTGCGCGGACGCCGCTCGAGCGTCGGCCTTGGCGCGCCCCTTCTTGGGCGTCGACGGCGGGGACGCCGGAGCCTTCGGAGACGCCGAAGGAGGAGCCGGTCGTCGTACCACGGCTCCTCCTCCGGTCACCGCTCAGGCGGTGTGAATCTGACTTCTTTCTGAGCGCGGGCCGGGCTCAGCCCTGGTAGCGAGGGAAGGCCGAACGTCCGGCGAACACAGCGGCGTCGCCCAGCTCCTCCTCGATGCGCAGAAGCTGATTGTACTTCGCGACGCGCTCGCTGCGGGCAGGCGCACCCGCCTTGATCTGACCCGCGTTCGTCGCGACGACGAGGTCGGCGATCGTGGTGTCCTCGGTCTCGCCCGAGCGGTGCGAGAGCATCGCCGTGTAGCCCGAGCGCTGCGCCAGGCTGACCGCGTCGAACGTCTCGGTGAGCGTGCCGATCTGGTTGACCTTCACGAGCAGCGAGTTCGCGACGCCGCGCTTGATGCCGTCGGCGAGGCGCTGCGGGTTGGTGACGAACAGGTCGTCGCCCACGAGCTGGACCTTGGTGCCGAGCGCATCGGTGAGGTGCTTCCAGTTGTCCCAGTCGTCCTCGGCGAGAGCATCCTCGATCGTGACGATCGGGAAGTCGTTGACCAGACCGACGTAGTACTCGGTCAGCGCGGCGGCGTCCCAGTCCTTGTTGTCGAGACGGTAGACGCCGTCCTTGAAGAACTCGGTGGCGGCGACGTCGAGGCCGAGGGCGATGTCGGAGCCGGGCGTGAAGCCCGCCTTCTCGATCGCCTTGACCAGGAAGTCGAGGCCCTCGCGGTTGCTGGGCAGGTCGGGGGCGAAGCCACCCTCGTCGCCGAGGCCCGTGGCGTAGCCGGCGGCCTTCAGCTCGGCCCGGAGCACGTGGTAGGTCTCCACACCCCAGCGGAGCGCCTCGGAGTAGGTCTCGGCGCCGATCGGCGCGAGGAAGAACTCCTGCATGTCGATGCCGTTGTCGGCGTGCTCGCCGCCGTTGATGACGTTGAACAGCGGAACGGGCAGCACGTGCGCGTTCGGGCCGCCGAGGTAGCGGAAGAGGGGAAGGTCGGCGGAGTCCGCCGCGGCCTTCGAGACCGCGAGGCTGACGCCGAGGATGGCGTTGGCGCCGACGCGCTTCTTGTTCTCGGTGCCGTCGACCTCGATGAGGATCTCGTCGACGATGCGCTGCTCGCTCGCCTCGACGCCTTCGATGGCCGGGCCCAGCTCGTCGATGATGGCCTCGACGGCCTTGAGCACGCCCTTGCCGCCGTAGCGGCTCTTGTCTCCGTCGCGCAGCTCGTACGCCTCGAACGCACCGGTGGATGCACCGGAGGGGACGGCGGCCCGCTGGACGATGCCATCGTCGAGGAGCACCTCCACCTCGACGGTCGGGTTTCCGCGCGAGTCGAGAATCTCGCGTGCGCCTACAGCCTCGATCAGTGCCACTGATGTGCTCCTTGCTCAGAGAAAACGTTGTGTGGAGCGTCGTCGGTCCGCGCTCAGTCTAGCCCGGCCCTTCGACAAGCTCAGGGACCCGTCAGACGACGAGCGCGAGCGCGACGCCGTCCCAGCCCTTCGCGCCGACCGTCTGCAGGGCCGTCGCGTCGAACCGCGGGTCGTCGCCCAGCATCCGCAGTCCGTCGCGGGTGCCGATCACCTTGGAGTCCGTCGAATCGTCGCGCACGATCTCGCCCTCGCGCCCGATGTTGTCGAGCACGATCACCGTCCCCGGATGGCCGAGCTTCGCCGCCCAGTCGAGGTAGACGGTGTTGGACTCCTTGTCGGCGTCGATGAACACCAGGTCGAATCCGGCGATCAGGGTCGGCAGCACGTCGGCGCCGCGTCCGACGCGGATGTCGACGCGATCGCCCACGCCGGCCGCGTCGATGCTGGCTCGTGCGACGGCGGCGTTGTCCGCCTCCGCCTCGATCGTCACGACCCTCCCCTCCGGTCCGACAGCGCGGGCCAGCCAGATCGTGGAGTACCCGCCGAGCGTGCCGATCTCGAGCACCCGCCGCGCGCCGCTGATGCGGACGAGGAGGTCGAGCAGCTTGCCGGCCACCGGCGCCACCTCGATCTCGGGAAGGCCGGCTGCGCGCTGAGCCTCGAGCGCCGCCTCGAGCGCCGGGTCGTGTCCGACCAGGGTGTCGACGAGGAAGGCGTCGGCCTGCGACCATGCTGCGGGGGTGGATTCCATGCCCTCAGCCAACCGTCGGCCCGGCGACGAGTCAAGAGCGTGGAGCGGAGAGCAGCTTTCCCGGTGCGCCGGCGAGTTCCGGCTGCCGCCGGAACTGCCCGGTGGCCGCGAGGACCCCGATCGCGACGGCGAGGACTATCCAGCCGGCGACCCCCAGCGGTCCGGCCAGGCCAAGGTCGGGCTTCGCAGCGGCGAAGAGGACGATGAGCCCGCCGGCGGCGTTGAGCGAACCGTGCGCGAGGACCGCCGGCCAGACCGACGCCGAGCGCAGTCGCAGCCAGCCGAGCAGGATGCCCCAGGCGACACAGCCGCCGATCATCAGGAGCACCCCGCTCAGGTCGGTGCGGCCGAAGTTGTAGCCGAGGAGGATGACCGGGCTGTGCCAGACGCCCCAGATCGCGCCGCTGAGAAGCAGCGTCGGCCACGTGCCGAGCGGACGGAGGGCGGGAACCAGCCATCCCCGCCAGCCGAGCTCCTCGCCGAACGCGGGGATCGCGTTGAGGAGCGCCGCCAGCGGGATCATCGCGATCTGTGCGAACACGACCACCTCGACCGGTGGCATCGGCGCGCCCGCAGGAAGAGCCTTCTGCAGCTCCGCGGCGAAGGCGGCGAACGTGAGATCGAGCCGGACGAAGCCGAGGGCGGCGGACACGAGGATGCTCAGCCCGACCAGCAGCGGCGGCACCAGCCAGGCGGCGACCATCAGCCAGACGATGCGCTTCGCCGGACGCAGCGGCCACAGGCCCAGGAACCGCGCGCGCTCCCCGCGCGCCGGGGTGCGCAGCGCGAAGGTGACGACGAGCGCCGCGATGGCAGGCGTCAGCATCATCACCGGCAGCAGTGCGGCGGCCAGGGGCTCCGCCAGGCCGTCGCCGAGCCACAGCGGCAGCGCCACCAGCCAGGCGAGACCGCAGGCGAGCACCGTGAAGACGATGACGGCGCCCCAGGGCACCCGTCGCGTCTCGAGCAGCGTGGAGTCGTTCATGAGGTCGCCTTTCCCTGGTCGGTCCGGGTCGCGCCGCGCAGACGTGCACGGTCGACGTAGGCCTGGAGCAGCGCCGCGGCCTCCTCGGCGCCGTCGATCGTCACGAGGAACGGTCGTCGGCCGAGACGCGCGACCTCGATCGCGGGTCCGCGGCGGATCACGATGCCGGTCCGCCCGTCCAGGGCGATGCGCCACCCCCACCCGCCGAACTCCCCGAACGGCGAGACATCGACCGCGCGCGCGGACTCGACCTCGTCGAGCGGGATCTCGATGCGGGGCCAGCCGATCAGCGCCCTGGCGGCGAATCCCTCGGGCGTCACGCGCACACGGAACGCGGTGGTGGCCACCATCGCGAAGGCGACGACGAGCACGACGACCGCGACGACCCACCCGCCCTGCACGCCCGTGCCGAGCATGAAGGCGGCGAGCGCGGCGAGCGAGAGCAGGAGCAGCAGGAGGACGGCGACCGCGGCGCGCGGCATCGAGGTCGTGGCCAGCCAGACGACGCGCTCCCCCTCGGCGATGCGCACGATCTGACGCGATTCGAGCGTGGGACCCGACTCGGGGCCGACCCGGGGCTGCACCGCCCAGGCGACGGCACCGACGGCCGCGAGCGCGGCGAACGATCCGAGCATCACCAGGCCGATGCCCGGCACGTCGGCCTCGGGCGCGAGATCGCGCTGCATCGCGAGCGAGCCGAGGCTCATGGCGGTGGCGAAGGCGGCGAGGCCCGCGGCGAGTGCGCCCATGAGCCGTGCGGCGCCGCCCCAGTGCGCACCCACCGCGGCGAACGTCGTGATCGCCATGAGCACGGGAAGCACCAGACCGACCCCGAGCAGGATCCAGAGATAGGTGGATGCCGGGGCGAACCCGTCGGTGCCGCTGACACCCCAGTGGACGGCGACCTGGTCAGGCATCGACGGCAGCCAGGCGACGATCACCGCGACGCCGATGGCCGAGATCACGACGGGCACGCCGACCGCGACGAGGAAGAAGGTGAGACGCGCTCTGCGCAGCGGCGCCGGCGGTATGCGGGTCAGGTCGTGTGCGGTCATGGCGAGACCTCCTCGGGGTTCCTGGGGGCGTTCTTCTCGGATCGTGGATCGCGATGCGCGTGCACGATGCCGGCGAGCGTCTCGGCGGAGACGCCGAGGGCACCGGCCCGGCGCACGAGCGCGTCGATCTCCTGTGCGAGCTCTGCCAGCGGCGCCGCCGAGCCCGCGATCACCGCTCCCCTGCCGCGACGGAGGTCGACGAGTCCCTCGTCGCGCAGCCGCTGATAGGCGTGGAGAACGGTGTGCTGATTGATGTCGAGGGCTTCGGCGACGTCGCGCGCCGCGGGCAGCCGGTCTCCCGGCACGAGAGCACCGGCGAGGATGTCGGAGCGGACGGACGCCGCGACCTGGTCGTAGAGCGGTCGAGAGCTGTCGGTGTCCACTCGGATCAGCATCGGAGTCCTCTCTTTCAAATCGCTACTTATTCTAATTGAACTAGAACAACTGTGGCAACCCTCCAGTCGTCTTGGACGGTGTGGCGCGCATCCGGGACACTGACGCCATGCGCATCACTCCCCGCCGTCTCGCCATCGGCATGAGCCTCTGGATCCCCAATCTCTTCAGCGGCATCCGCATCCGCCGATTCAGCGAGGACTGGACCCACGCGACCGTCGAGCTCCACGTGAACGTCTTCACCCGCAACTACGTCAAGACGGCGTTCGGCGGCTCGATGTCGGCGATGACCGACCCCTACTTCTTCATGCTGGTGATGCATCAGCTCGGGCGCGATCACGTCGTGTGGGACACGCGCGGCGAGATCGAGTTCCTCAAGCCGGGGCGCGGCGTGCTCACCGCCGAGTTCGAGGTCTCGAAGGAGAAGGCCGACGAGATCCGCGAGCGAGCCCGCGGCGGAGCGAAGGTGCTCGAGTGGTTCGAGACCGTGATCACCGACCGTGACGGAGACATCGTCGCGAAGGTGCGCCGGGAGGTCTACATCCGCGAGAAGAAGCGGGTCACCGCCGCACGCGGCTGACTCGACCCCTGTCGTTCACCCGGGCGTGCGACGATGTCGTCATGCTCCTCGCCCGCCGACTGACGCTCGGAGACGCCGTCGCGATCGGCCTGGGCTCCATGATCGGAGCCGGCGTGTTCGCGGTGTGGGCTCCCGCGATGGGCGTGGCCGGCAGCGGCATCCTCATCGCTCTCGCGATCGCCGCCGTCGTGGCGTTCTGCAACGCCACCTCGTCGGCCCAGCTGGCCGCGGTGCATCCCGTCGCCGGAGGCACCTACGCCTACGCCCGTGCGGAGATCGGCCCCTGGTGGGGATTCATCGCCGGGTGGAGCTTCGTGATCGGCAAGATCGCGAGCTGCGCGGCGATGGCCATGACGTTCGCCGCGTACGCCGCCCCCGAGGGCTGGCAGACGCCGGTCGCCGTGGTCGCGGTGGCGGCCCTCGCCACGGTGAACTGCTTCGGAGTGACCCGCACCGCCCTGCTGACGCGGATCCTCGTGGCGTGCTCGCTGCTCGGTCTCGCCGTCACAGTCGCCGTCGGGTTCGGGTCCGCCGCCGCGGCATCGCCTCCTCCGCTCCCCGACGCCTCCGCGTACGGGGTGCTGCAGGGCGCCGGGCTGCTGTTCTTCGCGTTCGCCGGCTATGCGCGGATCGCGACCATGGGCGAGGAGGTCGTCGATCCCGCGCGCACGATCCCCCGCGCGATCGTGCTCGCCCTCGGCGGCGCGGTCGTCGTCTACGCCCTGGTGGGCCTCGCGGTCATCCTCGTGCTCGGGGGCGACGCCGCCTCGTCGACCGCCCCGCTGGCCGATCTCCTCGTCGTCGCCGGATGGCCCGCGCTCGCACCGCTCATCCGGGTGGCCGCCGCCGCGGCCTCCCTCGGCGCGCTGCTCGCCCTGCTCACGGGCATCGGACGCACGACCCTCGCGATGGCCCGCGAGAGCGACGTGCCGCGGTTCCTGGCGAAGGTCGACGAGCATCGTCAGGTGCCGCAGCGCGCAGAGATCGTGATCGCCGCGATCGTCATCGGCATCGTGCTCGTCGCGGATCTCCGCGACGCGATCGGCTTCTCCTCGTTCGGGGTGCTGCTGTACTACCTGATCGCCAATGCGGCGGCCTTCCGGCAGACCGGACCCGCGCGCCGCTATCCGCGCGTGCTGCAGGTCGTCGGGGCGCTCGGCTGCCTCGTGCTCGTGAACAGCCTGCCGGTCATCGCCTCACTCGTCGGAACGGCGGTCGTCGTCTGCGGCGTCGCGTACCGGGTGCTGCGCCTGCGCCTCGCCCGCCGCTGAGTCGACGGCGGACGCGGAGCGGTACGTCCGCGGAGCGATCCCGAGCACGGACTGGAAGTCCCGCGTCAGGTGCGCGTGATCGGCGTACCCGAGTTCGGCGGCGATCCTCGCGAGATCGGTCGCCGGCTCGTCGCGGACCAGCTGGGCCGCCTCCTGCAGACGCCGCCGACGGATCATCGCGGCGGGCGACAGACCCACGTGCCGGTGTGTCATCCGCTGCAGCGTGCGCACCGACACCGCCAGTCGCATGGCCGCCTCCTCGGGCGTGAGCGCGGCGTCCTCCCCCATCAGCGCGTCGGACAGGGCGTTCGCCTGACGTGCGGCCTCGCCGGGTCGGCCGATCCGCTCGCCGAGCCACCGCGAGAACGACGCGACCGCGCGCTCCCTGTGCCCCTCGCCCGACTCCATGGCCGCGGTCACGGCATCGAGCAGTCCCGGCGCGTCGACCCGTGTCTCGGTATCGATGAGCGCAGCCGGCTCCTCGACGAGAGCGGGCACCGCGGCGGGGCGCAGCAGAGCCCCCACGGCCCAGCCGCGTCCGCGCAGGTCGCGGTGCGACACGCGGGTCGTCGCGCCCGACAGCGAGACCCCCTCCGGCTCGACCACGAGGTTGAGCGCGGGATACGAGACGATCTCCTGCCGGGACGAGCGCCCCGGGGCGATGTCCCACTCGGGGATCCAGAACCACGCGACGAGGTCTGCCGCATCGGCCGGTGCCGGCAGCCGATGGAACTCCGGCAGGCGCGCCGGGTACAGGATGCCGCGGGTCGGATTCACCATGGGCCCAGCGTAGGGTCCGGCCCCGACAC
This genomic interval from Microbacterium sp. LWH11-1.2 contains the following:
- a CDS encoding DUF1648 domain-containing protein, which gives rise to MTAHDLTRIPPAPLRRARLTFFLVAVGVPVVISAIGVAVIVAWLPSMPDQVAVHWGVSGTDGFAPASTYLWILLGVGLVLPVLMAITTFAAVGAHWGGAARLMGALAAGLAAFATAMSLGSLAMQRDLAPEADVPGIGLVMLGSFAALAAVGAVAWAVQPRVGPESGPTLESRQIVRIAEGERVVWLATTSMPRAAVAVLLLLLLSLAALAAFMLGTGVQGGWVVAVVVLVVAFAMVATTAFRVRVTPEGFAARALIGWPRIEIPLDEVESARAVDVSPFGEFGGWGWRIALDGRTGIVIRRGPAIEVARLGRRPFLVTIDGAEEAAALLQAYVDRARLRGATRTDQGKATS
- a CDS encoding GntR family transcriptional regulator → MLIRVDTDSSRPLYDQVAASVRSDILAGALVPGDRLPAARDVAEALDINQHTVLHAYQRLRDEGLVDLRRGRGAVIAGSAAPLAELAQEIDALVRRAGALGVSAETLAGIVHAHRDPRSEKNAPRNPEEVSP
- a CDS encoding DUF4442 domain-containing protein, which translates into the protein MRITPRRLAIGMSLWIPNLFSGIRIRRFSEDWTHATVELHVNVFTRNYVKTAFGGSMSAMTDPYFFMLVMHQLGRDHVVWDTRGEIEFLKPGRGVLTAEFEVSKEKADEIRERARGGAKVLEWFETVITDRDGDIVAKVRREVYIREKKRVTAARG
- a CDS encoding amino acid permease — translated: MLLARRLTLGDAVAIGLGSMIGAGVFAVWAPAMGVAGSGILIALAIAAVVAFCNATSSAQLAAVHPVAGGTYAYARAEIGPWWGFIAGWSFVIGKIASCAAMAMTFAAYAAPEGWQTPVAVVAVAALATVNCFGVTRTALLTRILVACSLLGLAVTVAVGFGSAAAASPPPLPDASAYGVLQGAGLLFFAFAGYARIATMGEEVVDPARTIPRAIVLALGGAVVVYALVGLAVILVLGGDAASSTAPLADLLVVAGWPALAPLIRVAAAAASLGALLALLTGIGRTTLAMARESDVPRFLAKVDEHRQVPQRAEIVIAAIVIGIVLVADLRDAIGFSSFGVLLYYLIANAAAFRQTGPARRYPRVLQVVGALGCLVLVNSLPVIASLVGTAVVVCGVAYRVLRLRLARR
- a CDS encoding helix-turn-helix domain-containing protein, coding for MVNPTRGILYPARLPEFHRLPAPADAADLVAWFWIPEWDIAPGRSSRQEIVSYPALNLVVEPEGVSLSGATTRVSHRDLRGRGWAVGALLRPAAVPALVEEPAALIDTETRVDAPGLLDAVTAAMESGEGHRERAVASFSRWLGERIGRPGEAARQANALSDALMGEDAALTPEEAAMRLAVSVRTLQRMTHRHVGLSPAAMIRRRRLQEAAQLVRDEPATDLARIAAELGYADHAHLTRDFQSVLGIAPRTYRSASAVDSAAGEAQAQHPVRDAADDDRRSDE